The Loxodonta africana isolate mLoxAfr1 chromosome 17, mLoxAfr1.hap2, whole genome shotgun sequence genome contains the following window.
attctgactcatagtgatcctataggacatagggtttcgaaggctgtaatccttacagaagcaggctgtcccATCTTTCCTCGCTGAACGGCTAGTGGGTTTAAACCTCTGACCTTCTAGttggcagctaagtgcttaaccactgtgccaccagggctctttcagttAAAGGCAAATGAGGAACAATCTCACAATTAATGTTAAGTCACCATAACATCCTTGACATAACTTGGTCAAAAAGAATGACAAGGGAATTTAATTAGATAATGTTGACAAAGGTAATTTGCAAACTATAAATGCTACACAAATATAAGATAAAGACAATATACCTCATTAATCAGGTTCAGGCATTCAGAAAATGTCTTGTTTACTTTTTCAGTAAATAATCTTTGTTCATCTTCTTCTGCCATGGTAGTCCAGAAGGACCCAGCAGGTTTTTCATTTTGCCCTGCAGCCTCAGGCTGGGTATCTCCTGAGCCAGGAGGCCTTTTCAGCACTCTTCCTTTGCCAGCTTTCCACTCAGTCAGACGAGCTCTGCAGTTAGAAGCAGCATATAAACATTACTATGATGCTGATGACAGAGCTCTGTCAAATAAAGAAAAAGCTAAAAAATGCTTCAGGTCTTTAGTTTCACACTGGTGGCACACACATAGTTCACAAAcctcaagaaaaagaaacactgaACATATTAAAGTCAATGACATGCTTAAAGACCCCCAAGAATGCATTTTTAATTGgagtttataaaatattttccaattattACTGGGCATTTTAACTTAGATTAGAAAAACCAACTTAATAAAACATACCCAAAAACAGTAACTTTTAGGTCCTATAATTTTACAATATACATTTACTTAGATTTATCTCACATAACAGAAGAGATTGCACAGAAGAAAATTCTAATACGCTCAAGGAAATAACAAACCAAATTCACAAATACTACCCTATTGAAAATTAAggtaataaaatgaagaaaattccaTCTACTCACTTTCTCTGTTCTGCGGTTTCTTTGGGCTGACCCGATCTACTACCAACACTTGCCTTTGCTATAGTATGTCTTCGCTGGCCGATGGTTTCCGACTCTTCTATCAGTCTGGTATTAGAGGATGAAGCAGGCCTGGCTACAATTTCAGATGCTATGCTTCTTGATCGtgcctcatttctttttatgtccTGAGCAGAACTGGTTTTGACACTAGATAAATCTGTTTTTAattgagtctgttcttttctatgagGTCCTTTCCGAATTGTAACATTGGCAGGGGTTCTACTGATGCCTTGTTTCACCTTGTCCTGAGTATTATCGTGGTGGTTTCTAATAGGAGCTCGCACAAGTTGTCTGCTCTGAGATCCAGTGCTCACGATTTTAGTGGTAGTAGTCATATTTGAGGCTCTATCACTTTTCACTGTTACGCTGCTGGCGCTCATGGGCCGAGGCTTGGTGGCATTAGAGATCAGAGCTGAAGGTTTCTTGTTTGCTGCTGAACTCTCAGCCTTGACTTGTAGAGGTTTTCTGAATGAATTAATCTTAGACTCAACAACTTTCCCACGATAAAATCCAAGCACAGTTTTCTTGGGAACATTAATATCTTGCTTTGGTTTTTCTGTAAGCATTAGTTTCTCTTTACTATTTCTTTTAAGGTGAAATGTCTGGTTAAGTGACATATGTTGAATTTGGGAATTGTCTTTAATTAGTGGAAACGTTAGAGGTTGATTATTCTCCTCACAATTATATGTATCAATTGCTATAGTTGAATTGGTTAATTCATTAGGTTTTAAAGGAatacaatttttttccatcattttattatttttgctccATGTAGGTCTATTGGCATTTTCTTTATCAGCCTAAAAGAGTTAAGAAAAATCAGTATTTCAAAACTTATTTCTAACAGATtttaagaaagaggaaaaaggacTGTTTGTAAGTGCTATGTCTGTATCTTACCATTTTTGTTTTAGGTTTCAGAATGTTTGTCCCTTCTCGGACCTGGTGCTCAGATGTCATCACTCTCGTCTCCACtacttaaaaacataaaaaataaaattatcccTGTACCATTAAGGTTTcttttggggtggggagggggagatggAGGAAGATTAACAGTTAACTCTTACTTCGTAATTTTAAGTTTTACATTCAGGCAAGAACTGAGCTGAGATTTATTAGTCCTAAGCAACATTTTTCTGTACTACAGTGTGATTTCATAGTGTGAACAGGACAGATGCGAAACACAAAGAAGAGTCTTATAAAAGTCTTAACACCTTCCCCATAGATATGTAAACATATGATGATCTCATTCCAAACCATTCTTCTCTAGTCATTCAAACCGGTCTTCAAAAACCTTTACTAAGCAAcaccattttgggttagttttaagtACTTAGTAACAGACTTACActgaaaaatctttaaaaatagcCCTCGCAGCCTGACAGAGaggggagaaaccctgagaacatggcccccggacacgctttcagctcagtgatgagGTCACTtctcaggttcacccttcagcaaagattgaacagggtcatggaacaaaacaagactaaaggggtgtaccagccctggggcagggactggaaggcaggagggaacaggaaagctggtaatagggaacccagggttgagaaaggagagtgttgccATGTGCTGGGGTTGtgaaccaatgtcacggaacaatggatgtgctaactgatgagaaactagttcgttctgtacaccttcatctaaagtacaataaaaagatattaaaaaaagaagaaaaaaaaaggaattcatcaTAAGTAAATTTCTTTGTGAAACTACATcctaacttcaattttttttattatgtagcAAATTCTCATTGTTATCTGTCTTCAACTATTACGAatcattttcactttttttttgaatAGTTGAAAAGCATTTTGTAAATGAATAAATTCAGAAACCCAAAATTTACTATACACATGCTCAGAGCTTAATTTACATGGAGCACGTGGACCCTTAGTTTCTAGGTGGCTAAGGGGCACTGCATTTAGGATATTTATCCAAAGCAAATGCTTCCTCAAGAATTTGTCCCAAAGTCCTTTTTACAGGTATAGATTGGTTAGTATAGGCCATGAGAATCTCTTAGCAGGTGATTATACTAAGAGTTGTTACTATGTTTCAGGAAAAAAGGTTAGAAGACAAGAGAGAAGGGCAGTTCGTAGctcaagaacaaaagaaaagttaTCTTCAGAAGGGGGCCTCTCTCATATAGACTCTTCATATGTCTCATACCTAgaatatgagattttttttttcctgctcaccGAACTCTTTCAAGAACCCGGTTTCttcaatctaggaaaatttcaacttttatttttcaaatattgcttcctctcttttctctcctcttgGAGTTATCCATGATGATGACTTCTCCATACCTGATACCTGACTTACTCTCACAGACTTTCCATTCCTCTGTGCTGTGCTCTGGGAGAATTCCCAGGCTTGATCCTACAGGTCAGCAATTTGTTCTTCAGCTGGTCCACTGCGCTATTCAGATATACAGAGATTTTCATTTTAACAACTATATTTTTCATTCCTCAGATGTCTAATTGATTCTTTCATAACTACCACCTGCTCCTGGCTTATGGATAGAATAGTATCCCTTGGCTCTTTGCAGATACTGAAAAATCCACTTCTTCTGATATACATTCTTCTGACTGCTTAGTTTGTTACTTCTCTTTCATTGGGGTTGGCTTTTCGCAAATGTTTGGATAGTCTTGACTGCATACTGACCATATTTGTACAAATCTAAAATCGATTAATGGTAACAAGTACTGTTATTTTTCATagattaaaagagaaaagcaCACTGTTATTTATACATACCATTGATTATAAGAGAGATCCCAAGTTCAGAGATGCTACAATGTGAAAAAATATACATcttaaaatcaacaaaattggttATCTTTAGAGTTGATAATTTTGGTTGTACTGCTTTTCATATCTGTGTGCTCAGTCTTGCTGGGGGGGGCAGAATTGATGGCATAGTTTGTACTGTACATTTTGAATGAT
Protein-coding sequences here:
- the LOC100654034 gene encoding cytoskeleton-associated protein 2-like — its product is MTSEHQVREGTNILKPKTKMADKENANRPTWSKNNKMMEKNCIPLKPNELTNSTIAIDTYNCEENNQPLTFPLIKDNSQIQHMSLNQTFHLKRNSKEKLMLTEKPKQDINVPKKTVLGFYRGKVVESKINSFRKPLQVKAESSAANKKPSALISNATKPRPMSASSVTVKSDRASNMTTTTKIVSTGSQSRQLVRAPIRNHHDNTQDKVKQGISRTPANVTIRKGPHRKEQTQLKTDLSSVKTSSAQDIKRNEARSRSIASEIVARPASSSNTRLIEESETIGQRRHTIAKASVGSRSGQPKETAEQRKARLTEWKAGKGRVLKRPPGSGDTQPEAAGQNEKPAGSFWTTMAEEDEQRLFTEKVNKTFSECLNLINEGCPKEEILVTLNDLIKNIPDAKKLVKYWVCLARLEPVTSPIEHIITIYEKAILAGAQPIEEMRHAIADILTMKSQEKVDFGENIEEASATKEQAQEDIGTDLEPGKPNMENKHHRSMIIHDCEKEHEDKTKDPVNDVKTPDKETRESCLIKYNVSTTAYLQSAKKKIQFDETNSIFKELKFLTPVRRSRRLQDKTSKLPDMLKDHYPCVSSLEQLAELGRETDAFVCRPNAALCPMYTETETTQEK